TCAAAGTTACATTAATTGTAGATTGGCCATTAACAGCTATTTCTTGAGTTTTAAAACCTAAATAACTAAAAACTAAAATAGCATCTGCGTTTTTAGTAGTAATTGTATAATTACCATCAAAATCTGAAGTTGTTCCTATGCTAGTTCCTTTAACTTGAATAGTAACCTCAGGAATTCCTCCTGTATTATCTTTTATTACTCCAGTAATTTTTTGCTGAGAGTAAGCAAAAAGCGATGCTATTAAAAATAAGCATGTACTAATTTGTTTAATGAATTTGTTTTTTGACATAATTTTTATTTAAACGATTTTTTATTGGTTTTCCAGATTGGTTAACCAGATTGGTTTTCCAAATATACGATTATATTCATATTAACAAAATTTTAATAGTATTTTTAATTTATTTGATATTCAGATACTTAGAATTAGTTTTTTTATATGAAAACTTACTTCCTTGTGTTTAAAGGGAATTTTGGGTTAATTTTACATATTTTTAGGGTAAAATAATTGATGTAAATTTTTTTTAAAATATTTGATTTAAAGGTCAATTTTAATCTAGATAAAGTAGAATTTGAGTTTGTTTTGAAGTTTTTATTGCAAATAAACTTTGTTTTATAGTTTATATTTCTTGATATAAATAGTGTATATTTGAAAATCTAAATTGGTTAACCAATTATATTATTATGAAAAATTTACTATTTATACCTTCGTTTTTTTTATTTTTATCTCATTCAATAATGTCTCAAACATTATTATCAGCAGATGGAAAAACAGAAACATATGCTTTAATAAATTCGGTTTTAGCAAACCCAAATAGAGATGTTGTAGAAGTGCCAGATTGTAATCACAGCAGTTTTGGAAAACATATTACACAAGCTTTTGATAGCGAATTAAACAAAAATGTCTTTTTATTTCATATACATGTAACTCCAGATAATGATCGTTGTAAAGCAGGTGTAAATGACAGACAGCGTAATGAGATTAAAACATATGGTGATTCTCCAGAAAATTTAATTGCAAGAAATGGGGAAACCGTTCAATATAAATGGAAATTCAGATTGTCTGATACTTTTAAGCCAAGTGCTAGTTTTACTCACATTCATCAAATAAAATCTGTTGGTGGGCCTTTTGAATCAATACCAATGATTTCTTTTACACTAAGAAAATCAAATCCAGATAGATTAGAGTTACGATATACTGCCACAACTGACCAAACAACTATTGCAACAGCAAATTTAGATTTGTTTAGAGGTAACTGGGTTTCAGTAACAGAAACCATTAAATTTAGTAATAATGGGAGTTATACTTTAGAAATTAAAAATATTGCAACCAATCAAATCATTTTAAATTATAATGCTACCAGTAAAGATATGTGGCAAGATGGAGCTGATTTTTCGCGTCCAAAATGGGGGATTTATAGAAGTTTAAATAACCAACAAGATTTGCAAGATGAAATTGTAAAATTTGCAGATTTTAGCATCGAAGAGAATCCAGCAACATTATCTATTGTTGATATCAATATAGATGCTTTAAAGGCGAAAGCAGAAAATATTTTGTTGTATCCAAATCCTTCTTCTAAAGAAGTAGAATTTAAAAATGCCAATTCAGATAATTATGATACTATTGAAATGTATGATTATTCTGGACGTAAAATGCCAATAGAAAAAAGACTAAATGATGATAAATTAGATGTTTCTGGTTTTGCTAAAGGATTATATTTTATCGTTTTTAAAAAAGATACTGTTACAGCTAAAGTTTTAAAGTGTTATGTAAAGTAATCATTTAAAAATATTTAAGACAAGAAAGTTATCATTATGGTAACTTTTTTTATATTTGTTAAAATTATTTTAAGTGAAAATATTTTCGAGAGGAACATTAAGAGATTTTTGGGTAAAACATAATAACTGTGAATTACAATTAAAAACTTGGTATCGTGAAACTGAAAAGGCCAATTGGTCTTCAATTAACGATTTAAAATTAGAATATCCAAACGCAAGTATTTTAAAAGATAATAGAATTGTCTTTAATATTAAGGGAAACGATTATAGACTTATTGTGAAATTTAATTTTGATTATCAATTAGCGTGGATAAGATTTTTAGGAACACATGCAGAATATGATAAAATTAATGCAAACGAAATTTAAGATGAATATAAAACCAATTAGAAACGAAGCAGATTATCAAAATGCTCTTAAACGTTTAGAAAAAATATTTGATGCCAAGAAAGGAACTATTCAAGGAGATGAATTAGAAATACTTGCAATTGT
The DNA window shown above is from Polaribacter sp. Hel_I_88 and carries:
- a CDS encoding T9SS type A sorting domain-containing protein, encoding MSQTLLSADGKTETYALINSVLANPNRDVVEVPDCNHSSFGKHITQAFDSELNKNVFLFHIHVTPDNDRCKAGVNDRQRNEIKTYGDSPENLIARNGETVQYKWKFRLSDTFKPSASFTHIHQIKSVGGPFESIPMISFTLRKSNPDRLELRYTATTDQTTIATANLDLFRGNWVSVTETIKFSNNGSYTLEIKNIATNQIILNYNATSKDMWQDGADFSRPKWGIYRSLNNQQDLQDEIVKFADFSIEENPATLSIVDINIDALKAKAENILLYPNPSSKEVEFKNANSDNYDTIEMYDYSGRKMPIEKRLNDDKLDVSGFAKGLYFIVFKKDTVTAKVLKCYVK
- a CDS encoding type II toxin-antitoxin system HigB family toxin — encoded protein: MKIFSRGTLRDFWVKHNNCELQLKTWYRETEKANWSSINDLKLEYPNASILKDNRIVFNIKGNDYRLIVKFNFDYQLAWIRFLGTHAEYDKINANEI